The Nitrospirota bacterium region TCGTAGTAGTCATACGGGTCGTACCCCATCGAGGGGCCGCTCAGGTTGGCGGCCTTGCTCGCGGGAGGCAGCCAGAGCGCGGTGAAGCCCGCGTCTTTCAGCGAGGGGACCTTTCCCTTGACGTGGTCCCACCACTCGTATTCTTTTCCTTCCAGCCTGGGGCAATCCCAGTAGAACGCCTGCATGATGACGCCCACGGAACCTCCTCACGATGTCGATTAGCAATGGGTGTTGTGGGAACGGACAAGTGTTATTGCGCGTGGCGTTCTTCTTCGTGCGGATTCCGGCCAATGCATCCCGGCGTCCTCCGCTGGTTTCCTCTTTAAACTATAGTAGGAAATCCCGGATACGTCACCTGTCAATAGTGACAGGTGCATTTGCCCGCGTTCGATGCTATTGATGGGTGTCAGATCATTCCAAAAAGGAGGAACTATGAATATGCGGATTGTAGATACAGGCGGGATGTTGCCGGAAGTGACGGGTCGGATGGACTATCGAAGCATCGTACTGCAGGAGGCGGATCTCACGGTGAGGACCCTCATCGAGGAGAAGGACAAGGCGCAGGCCTACCGGCTGCGCCACCGGATCTTCTGCGATGAGCTGAAATGGGTCCTTCACTCCACCGATGCCATGGAGTCTGATGAGTACGACCGGAACGCGGTCTTCTTCGGGGTCTTCGATGCGGGTAACAGGCTGGTTTCCTTCCTCCGGCTCATCATGCCCGGCCGCCAGTTCATGATGGAGAAGGAGTTTCTGTCTCTCGTCGGCCCGGAGCACCGGATAAGGAAGGAAATGGATACGGCCGAGATCTCCCGGTTATGCGTTGCGCCCGAGGCGCGGCACAATCACCTGGCCGGCAATTTCGATGTGCACCGGATATCCCTGATTCTGTTCAAGGGAGTCTATCAGTGGTGCGTGCTCAACAGGATACAATATCTCTACGCGGTAACGGAGCTGAAGGTATACCGTCTGTACTGTCTCAAAGGTTTTCCCTACCAATTGATCGGGAGGCCCGCGACGATGCCCGACGGGGTCACGGTCGTCGCCGTGATGCTGGACTGGCATGAATTTGAAACGATGAACGCGGTCAAACGGCCGGATCTGTTCGACTGGTTCAGGCCGACTCGATTATCCCCGCTTCCAGGGCAATCGCAACCGCATGGGACCTGCTCGACGCGTTCAGCTTCAGCTTGATGTTTTGACCGTGAAAGTGGACGGTCCTTTCGCTGATGCGCAGGATCCGGGAAATGTCCCAGGTGCTTTTTCCCTGCGTCATCCACCTCAGCACCTCCTTCTCCCGAAGCGACAGGGTGCCTGCTGTCCGGGACCGGTCGTACTTGACGGCCCTGCAGAGCGCCTGGTGGAGATGAGGGATGGAGACGTCGAGAATGGTTTCCGTGCGGCCGCTCTGCTCCACGGCCCTTCCGGCAAAGGAGAACAGGCTCCCCTCTTCGCCGGTGAAGCTCCGGACTCCGTGCGTGTAGCCGCGGTCGAGGCCGAAGTCCTGGGCGAGGGAAAGGAACCCCTTCGGAGGCGGCATCTTCCGGTAGGTGTCGGCCCAGTATTGGATCCGGAAGTTTGCGAAATTCTCCTGGAGAACGGGGTCGATCTGCTCGTAATTTCTCGTGACGTAGAGCTCGATCCATTCCGAGGGATAGTTTTCATTGACGATATCGAGTGACCGGATCTGCCCGTCCATTCCCTTTTTGCAGACAAGGCACGTGGTGACATCGTAGGCCATCAACGTCTTCAATCTCGCAAGGAGTCCCCTGAACGCATCCAGATCGTGGCAGGCAAGGCTCTCCTGGATCAGTTCGAGAAGAGAACAGGCGTCCTGATGGGACAGGTTATGAATACCGGCTTTTGTTGCCGAAGACAGGCCCATGGCTGTGATCCCCTCACGGGCGGAAATCGGCCCGTTTGATACTTCGCGTCCCGATAAATTTTTTTTGCAGAAGGGCGATGAGTGAATCCTGATGCATTTCTTCGAACGGACACTGCAAACATGCTACGAAAGGTAACGTTCGTTATTCGATATACGTATTTGAATCGAGGCGTGTTTTATTATCGTGAACATTTCCCTGCTTGTCAAGAAATAAAAAATCCGGCATTCGGACCGCTTCCTGCCTTTCTTCGGTGCAGCCGGCCTACGGGTTCTCGCACACCTTCATCCCCTTCTGTTTGAACCAGTCGCAGGCCTGCGTGAGGTACGGCTTGCCCTTGTTGTCCCTGTCGAGCGCGATCAGGTAGTGGGCAGCGTCGAACAGGTCGGCCTGCAGGGTTCGCTGCTCAACTCCACGCGGTTGGGGTCCCCTTTGCGACTTTGCGGCTTTGCGCGATAAAAAAGTCAGGCCTTCAGGGTGGGACCCTTCATTGCCATCGGTTCATGAAGGGAATAGGGACCGAGGGGGGGAAATCGCAAATCAGACGCGGTGA contains the following coding sequences:
- a CDS encoding acyl-homoserine-lactone synthase, with the translated sequence MNMRIVDTGGMLPEVTGRMDYRSIVLQEADLTVRTLIEEKDKAQAYRLRHRIFCDELKWVLHSTDAMESDEYDRNAVFFGVFDAGNRLVSFLRLIMPGRQFMMEKEFLSLVGPEHRIRKEMDTAEISRLCVAPEARHNHLAGNFDVHRISLILFKGVYQWCVLNRIQYLYAVTELKVYRLYCLKGFPYQLIGRPATMPDGVTVVAVMLDWHEFETMNAVKRPDLFDWFRPTRLSPLPGQSQPHGTCSTRSASA
- a CDS encoding autoinducer binding domain-containing protein produces the protein MGLSSATKAGIHNLSHQDACSLLELIQESLACHDLDAFRGLLARLKTLMAYDVTTCLVCKKGMDGQIRSLDIVNENYPSEWIELYVTRNYEQIDPVLQENFANFRIQYWADTYRKMPPPKGFLSLAQDFGLDRGYTHGVRSFTGEEGSLFSFAGRAVEQSGRTETILDVSIPHLHQALCRAVKYDRSRTAGTLSLREKEVLRWMTQGKSTWDISRILRISERTVHFHGQNIKLKLNASSRSHAVAIALEAGIIESA